From Paraburkholderia sabiae, a single genomic window includes:
- a CDS encoding DUF3304 domain-containing protein, with protein sequence MVGSSSLTGCAKEPYELELVGYDYTDRALLDFAVNGISGGNVFLSTKTSGGGKYACCVLLDRSTKTPFTIDVDYMREALVAYPSDKIVEPADKDHLKAHVEVKGPIPEKPAYLEVHFYPDGHIEGAISGDDGPSPPRLKLERRLPYVR encoded by the coding sequence ATGGTGGGATCTTCAAGTTTGACGGGTTGCGCGAAAGAGCCGTATGAGCTCGAACTGGTCGGTTACGACTACACGGATCGGGCATTGCTGGACTTCGCGGTCAACGGCATATCGGGTGGCAACGTCTTTTTGAGTACAAAGACATCGGGTGGCGGCAAATACGCCTGCTGTGTGCTGCTCGATCGTTCGACGAAAACGCCGTTCACGATCGACGTCGACTACATGCGCGAAGCACTCGTGGCCTATCCGTCGGACAAGATTGTCGAACCCGCCGACAAGGATCATCTGAAGGCGCATGTCGAAGTCAAAGGGCCTATTCCGGAGAAGCCTGCATATCTCGAAGTGCACTTCTATCCGGATGGACATATCGAAGGCGCGATTTCAGGTGACGACGGCCCTTCGCCACCGCGTTTGAAGCTCGAACGCCGTTTGCCTTACGTTCGCTGA
- a CDS encoding DUF4123 domain-containing protein, whose translation MSVNESMAPGALEQEIAGFHAHAAGRALYALVYGVAYPTLFSVLSGKALDFPATPNIELVFDAPDDIGARQFGPFVIAIHSPQSDVVRLLCEKCVEDPRGLSFIVSPLSLLRLTDALRIRLDARCDDGTEWQVKLFDTRVIPVLVKALTEYQLKSYLAMLDEWWYLDRKGSLQKVIHEFQADAPYLAPLKLNDRQVSVFTDAGVVDSILYMLAQTDDDLLAMIDESMRYDLVADALNGASDQERNSSLLLADRARRALIAFCEDKLE comes from the coding sequence GTGTCCGTCAACGAGTCTATGGCGCCCGGAGCGCTGGAGCAGGAAATCGCCGGATTCCATGCACACGCCGCTGGACGGGCGCTTTATGCCCTGGTATATGGCGTCGCCTATCCAACGCTTTTCTCTGTGTTATCGGGGAAAGCGCTCGATTTTCCGGCGACCCCTAACATCGAACTGGTGTTCGACGCGCCGGATGACATCGGCGCACGGCAATTCGGGCCATTCGTCATCGCAATCCACTCGCCGCAGTCCGATGTAGTGCGCCTGCTTTGCGAGAAATGTGTCGAGGATCCACGCGGGTTATCGTTCATCGTGTCACCGCTTTCGCTTCTACGCCTGACCGACGCGCTCCGGATTAGACTGGATGCCAGATGCGACGACGGAACGGAATGGCAGGTCAAACTGTTCGACACACGCGTGATTCCCGTATTGGTAAAAGCATTGACTGAATACCAATTGAAGTCGTATCTCGCGATGTTGGACGAATGGTGGTATCTGGATCGCAAGGGTTCGCTTCAGAAAGTGATCCACGAGTTTCAGGCCGATGCGCCATATCTCGCGCCACTGAAGTTGAACGATCGACAGGTAAGCGTCTTCACCGACGCGGGGGTCGTCGATTCAATCTTATACATGTTGGCGCAGACGGACGACGATTTGCTGGCAATGATCGATGAATCGATGCGCTACGACCTCGTAGCCGACGCGCTGAATGGGGCGAGCGACCAGGAAAGGAACAGTTCTTTGCTGCTCGCCGACCGTGCACGTCGCGCGCTGATCGCATTTTGTGAGGACAAACTCGAGTGA
- a CDS encoding sensor domain-containing protein, translating to MEDFQVLDHITDGVMLLDRQWKFRNVNRTAARLLKRSSTELIGREIWAEYPDLVGSNYEKAYRQAAKTGLPSTATEFYAPLDTWFEARAFPCEDGITVLVRDVTEAREMSARLSEQATHDALTGLINRRELLTRLNRLIDDGTASSIDVLFIDLDRFKEINDSFGHAAGDEVLRVIGERISGSLGERAYASRIGGDEFVVFVVDAPEDAAARVARNIVVRMRERIETASVRASVSASIGLARYPISAANADQLLRNADTAMYQAKRQGGSHVWSFSKEDAQRLSHRLRLRADLESASAACQFELHYQPQLDLDTGCIYGAEALLRWNHPQLGFLAPAAFLDVLLESPTYEATADWLIHLALRQAAKWQATDRKGFKVAVNLSAAMIQNTDLAALVSKAADAAGVCPSVLDIEVTETVIVSDFLGAARSLAAVRKLGATVSLDDFGTGYSSLSYLTRLPVDRIKIDKSFVQQLTVDETCRQARAMIEAMVALARALGLETVAEGVENEEQLAFVSKLGCDAAQGYFIGRPVPAIGMDPYAKMQLAARATSSPHQPVAAPRSR from the coding sequence GTGGAAGACTTTCAGGTGCTCGATCACATTACGGACGGAGTAATGTTGCTCGACCGGCAGTGGAAGTTTCGAAACGTCAATCGCACCGCCGCGCGGCTGCTGAAGCGTTCGTCGACAGAGTTGATAGGTCGCGAAATCTGGGCTGAATATCCAGACCTTGTTGGGTCGAATTACGAGAAAGCTTATCGGCAGGCGGCCAAGACTGGATTACCTAGTACCGCGACCGAATTCTACGCGCCGCTCGATACCTGGTTCGAAGCGCGGGCATTCCCCTGCGAAGACGGCATCACCGTGCTGGTGCGCGATGTCACCGAGGCGCGCGAGATGTCGGCGCGTTTGTCGGAGCAAGCCACGCATGATGCGCTCACCGGCCTCATTAACCGGCGCGAGCTGCTTACGCGCCTTAACCGTCTCATCGATGACGGCACCGCCAGTTCCATCGATGTACTCTTCATCGACCTGGACCGCTTCAAGGAAATCAACGATTCGTTTGGCCACGCGGCTGGGGATGAAGTCCTGCGTGTGATCGGCGAGCGTATTTCGGGCTCGCTCGGTGAACGGGCCTATGCGTCGCGTATCGGCGGTGATGAGTTCGTGGTATTCGTCGTTGACGCGCCTGAAGACGCGGCCGCGCGCGTTGCTCGCAACATCGTGGTTCGCATGCGGGAGCGCATTGAGACGGCGTCCGTGCGCGCGTCGGTAAGCGCGAGCATCGGATTGGCGCGGTACCCGATTTCAGCCGCGAATGCCGACCAGTTGCTGCGCAATGCCGACACCGCTATGTATCAGGCGAAGCGCCAGGGCGGCTCGCATGTTTGGTCGTTTAGCAAGGAGGACGCGCAGCGTCTCTCGCATCGCCTTCGGCTACGCGCAGATCTGGAGAGTGCCAGCGCGGCGTGCCAGTTCGAACTGCATTACCAGCCACAACTGGACCTGGACACCGGGTGTATTTATGGTGCAGAGGCGCTTTTGCGATGGAATCATCCCCAATTAGGATTCCTTGCGCCAGCCGCTTTCCTCGATGTCCTGCTCGAGTCGCCAACCTACGAGGCGACGGCAGATTGGTTGATCCATCTCGCATTACGCCAGGCGGCGAAATGGCAGGCCACGGATCGCAAGGGGTTCAAGGTCGCCGTCAACCTCTCGGCTGCGATGATCCAAAACACCGATCTTGCCGCACTGGTTTCGAAGGCGGCCGACGCGGCCGGCGTATGCCCTTCAGTACTCGATATTGAAGTGACGGAGACGGTCATCGTCAGTGACTTCCTAGGCGCTGCGCGCTCGCTCGCAGCCGTCCGCAAGCTCGGCGCGACCGTCTCGCTCGACGATTTTGGCACCGGCTACTCAAGCCTCTCGTACCTTACAAGGTTACCCGTCGACCGCATCAAGATCGATAAGTCGTTTGTGCAGCAGCTCACCGTTGATGAGACCTGTCGGCAGGCTCGTGCGATGATCGAAGCGATGGTGGCACTCGCTCGCGCGCTTGGTTTGGAAACCGTCGCAGAAGGCGTGGAGAATGAGGAGCAACTCGCCTTTGTCAGTAAGCTTGGATGCGATGCCGCGCAAGGATACTTCATCGGCAGGCCAGTACCGGCTATCGGCATGGATCCTTACGCAAAGATGCAGTTGGCTGCGCGAGCCACGTCATCGCCACATCAGCCGGTCGCAGCTCCTCGAAGTCGATAG
- a CDS encoding T6SS phospholipase effector Tle1-like catalytic domain-containing protein: protein MFFDGTGNNRFNDTPKLKHSNVARLFLTHPESDDELGKYAIYVPGLGTPYPEIGEHDYSTMGLGVASGGDARLVKARADFDKLVAKAKARAKNPSQPIRMINLALFGFSRGAALARAFAIRIAKDCRQGAGGWTYQGHPIRLYFMGLFDTVASAGVPASAKTYDHSPLVRIGTYVISPLAGIGLSVTSKDGHYEWAKDLRIPAMVEQCVHYIAAHEVRDSFPLDSVRDGKHYPANVHEVIYPGVHSDVGGGYAPGEQTRALKDEDKLSQVPLLHMYRAARAAGVPLSALDILGPGIKGAFDVSSKTAALFDSYMSRAKASGPVEKATSDHLFQMYIARSYLSKLTNDEKAQARVAAAEQVLTETHNNDLVPNVRKELAIITADGNAVNEATASAETKRLDGGKLSLREETLARAYEDVSLIVGEAEQRDRLLDFFDYLVHDSVAGFAKDFSKLQNWRMVYFGQVAYEPANDWSLSGPASPL, encoded by the coding sequence GTGTTCTTTGATGGAACGGGCAACAACCGCTTCAACGACACACCGAAACTCAAGCACAGCAACGTCGCGCGGCTCTTCCTGACACATCCGGAAAGCGATGACGAGTTGGGCAAGTACGCCATCTATGTTCCCGGACTCGGTACGCCGTATCCGGAAATCGGCGAGCATGACTACAGCACGATGGGGCTTGGCGTGGCATCGGGCGGCGACGCGCGGCTTGTGAAAGCGCGCGCTGATTTCGACAAACTGGTGGCGAAAGCCAAAGCACGCGCAAAAAATCCGTCACAGCCGATACGCATGATCAATCTGGCGCTGTTCGGCTTTTCGCGCGGTGCGGCACTTGCACGGGCTTTCGCGATTCGAATTGCGAAAGACTGTCGCCAGGGTGCCGGCGGCTGGACGTATCAAGGGCATCCCATTCGCCTCTATTTCATGGGACTGTTCGACACCGTCGCTTCGGCCGGCGTGCCCGCAAGCGCCAAAACGTATGATCACAGTCCTCTCGTCAGGATTGGCACCTATGTCATTTCGCCGTTGGCAGGCATCGGATTGTCCGTCACGAGCAAGGACGGCCACTACGAGTGGGCGAAGGATCTGCGCATACCGGCGATGGTGGAGCAGTGCGTTCACTACATCGCCGCACATGAAGTCAGAGACTCGTTTCCGCTCGATTCCGTGCGTGACGGAAAGCACTATCCTGCCAATGTTCACGAAGTCATCTATCCGGGTGTGCATTCGGACGTCGGCGGCGGATACGCGCCGGGCGAGCAGACGCGCGCCTTGAAGGACGAAGACAAACTCAGCCAGGTGCCGCTGCTTCATATGTATCGCGCGGCAAGAGCGGCGGGCGTACCGCTGTCCGCGCTTGACATTCTGGGTCCGGGTATCAAGGGGGCGTTCGACGTTTCGTCAAAGACAGCCGCGCTCTTCGACTCGTACATGAGCCGCGCGAAGGCAAGCGGCCCCGTTGAGAAAGCGACGTCGGATCATCTCTTTCAGATGTATATCGCGCGCAGCTATCTGTCGAAGCTCACGAACGACGAGAAAGCCCAGGCGCGGGTTGCGGCAGCCGAACAGGTACTGACCGAGACCCACAATAACGACCTCGTGCCGAACGTCAGGAAGGAACTCGCCATTATCACGGCGGATGGCAACGCTGTGAATGAGGCGACTGCTTCCGCCGAGACCAAACGGCTTGACGGCGGCAAACTCAGCTTGCGGGAAGAGACGCTTGCAAGAGCATATGAGGATGTCTCGCTGATTGTCGGCGAGGCGGAACAGCGCGACCGTTTGCTCGACTTCTTCGACTATCTGGTCCACGATTCCGTCGCGGGTTTCGCGAAAGATTTTTCCAAGTTGCAGAATTGGCGGATGGTGTATTTCGGTCAGGTTGCGTACGAGCCGGCAAACGATTGGAGTCTGTCGGGACCTGCATCGCCGCTTTGA
- a CDS encoding type VI secretion system Vgr family protein, protein MGAQDVIAAITGRLAQGDRLLKLDTPLGSDVLVPQRVVGKSPIGRHFEFTLDVVSTSSNIELKKLIAQPVTLWIQQSDKSYLPHNGFVHTARRLGSDSTLTSYQIGFASWMHFLKFRRDQRIWQDVSVEEIVSDVFNAHPQAQGRFRFALSRQLPTRSYCRQDEYDWNFVHRLLESEGLYGFWQQAEDGKSHMLLITDNLSSFKPTSPKTVSFYRAGTNSETDALTQWSGTRTLQSALLTTRTFDYKSPAGVYNPKGTSTPTMPSQGALPAQAEVYEYTGAYTYGEQDRGDQLSRIRMEEWESRAKRFHGVGGMRGIDAGQRFTLSGHPDHDRDAADQREFAVIETVWTIENNLPVSSDAPVFPHSIQATVAAVRARHEGASAPSTLISDGSEGFYRVDIEAQRTTVPYRSPFEHAKPDVQLESAIVVGPQNEAVYTDELNRIKVRFVWDRLNSGDERASCWLRVVQSDAGGAYGGVHLPRVGEEVLVDYVDGDCDRPIVVARVYNGAAKPQWHSNGLLSGYRSKEFGGSGYNQMVMDDATGQNRLHLYSTTANSGLHLGYLVAQNGNTRGAYLGSGFDLATDNYGAVRAAEGLLMTTYAKSVGSQQLDVSETRQQITNSQGVIDAMSAAGEMHQAENLKGGSDALKSFADAMQDSVEGSASGGRTAGGGTGSANAFAQPVIALASPAGIGMSTHDSTHVSAAQQINLVSGQSTHIAAGKSLIASVGEKLSLFVQSAGMKLFAAKGKLEIQAHADNIELTAQKTFKVLSATENIEAAAKQEILLTSGGAYLRIKGGNIEIHAPGKIDIKGSQHSFAGPTGDVYPLPSMPKSICIPCLLAEYSQGALLGTK, encoded by the coding sequence ATGGGGGCGCAGGACGTTATCGCGGCCATTACTGGTCGTCTTGCACAGGGCGACCGGCTGTTGAAACTGGATACGCCGCTCGGCAGCGATGTACTTGTACCGCAACGAGTGGTCGGCAAATCGCCCATCGGGCGGCACTTCGAGTTCACGCTGGACGTCGTTTCGACGTCGTCGAACATCGAACTCAAGAAACTGATCGCGCAGCCCGTTACGCTCTGGATCCAGCAGTCCGATAAGTCCTATTTGCCGCATAACGGCTTTGTCCATACCGCACGCCGGCTCGGTTCGGATAGCACGCTAACGAGCTATCAGATCGGCTTCGCGTCGTGGATGCACTTCCTCAAGTTCAGGCGCGATCAGCGTATCTGGCAGGACGTGAGCGTCGAAGAAATCGTCAGTGATGTTTTCAATGCTCATCCCCAGGCGCAAGGACGATTCCGGTTTGCACTCTCCCGGCAGTTGCCTACGCGTTCGTATTGCCGGCAGGACGAATACGACTGGAACTTCGTGCATCGATTGCTGGAATCGGAAGGTCTTTATGGTTTCTGGCAGCAGGCAGAGGACGGCAAGTCACATATGCTGCTGATCACAGACAATCTGTCGTCATTCAAGCCCACGTCGCCGAAAACGGTGAGCTTCTACCGTGCTGGAACGAACAGCGAAACGGATGCGCTCACACAATGGTCGGGTACGCGCACGTTGCAAAGCGCGCTGTTGACGACGCGTACGTTCGACTATAAAAGCCCCGCCGGTGTTTATAACCCCAAGGGTACCAGCACGCCGACGATGCCATCACAGGGCGCATTGCCGGCGCAGGCAGAGGTGTACGAATATACCGGTGCTTATACCTACGGCGAGCAGGATCGCGGCGATCAGCTGTCGCGCATCCGTATGGAAGAGTGGGAGTCGCGAGCGAAGCGCTTTCATGGTGTCGGCGGTATGCGCGGTATCGATGCCGGACAGCGCTTCACATTGAGCGGCCATCCCGATCACGATCGCGATGCGGCCGATCAGCGGGAATTCGCCGTGATCGAAACCGTCTGGACAATCGAGAACAACCTGCCTGTCAGCAGCGATGCGCCCGTCTTTCCGCATAGCATTCAGGCAACGGTGGCGGCAGTGCGTGCACGACATGAGGGTGCATCTGCGCCGAGCACGCTGATCAGCGATGGATCGGAAGGCTTCTATCGCGTCGATATCGAGGCGCAGCGGACAACTGTGCCTTATCGGAGTCCATTCGAGCACGCGAAGCCGGATGTGCAGCTTGAATCGGCGATAGTCGTCGGCCCGCAGAACGAAGCGGTCTATACCGACGAACTGAATCGCATCAAGGTACGTTTCGTTTGGGACCGGCTCAATAGCGGCGACGAGCGGGCGTCCTGCTGGCTGCGCGTCGTGCAGTCGGATGCGGGCGGTGCTTATGGTGGCGTGCATCTGCCGCGTGTTGGCGAGGAAGTCCTGGTCGATTACGTCGATGGCGATTGTGACCGTCCGATTGTGGTGGCAAGGGTCTACAACGGCGCGGCGAAACCGCAGTGGCATTCGAATGGTTTGCTGTCTGGCTATCGTTCGAAGGAATTCGGAGGTAGTGGATACAACCAGATGGTGATGGACGACGCGACGGGCCAAAACCGCTTGCACCTCTACAGTACGACGGCAAATTCTGGTCTGCACCTGGGCTATCTGGTCGCGCAGAATGGCAACACGCGCGGTGCGTATCTCGGCAGCGGGTTCGATCTCGCCACAGACAACTACGGCGCGGTACGGGCTGCCGAAGGTCTCCTCATGACGACGTACGCGAAGAGCGTGGGCAGCCAGCAACTGGATGTGAGCGAGACGCGGCAGCAAATCACGAATTCACAGGGTGTGATCGATGCGATGTCCGCGGCTGGCGAGATGCATCAAGCGGAGAACCTCAAAGGCGGTTCCGACGCGTTGAAGTCGTTTGCCGATGCGATGCAAGACAGCGTCGAGGGTTCAGCCTCGGGTGGTCGAACAGCGGGCGGCGGCACGGGCAGTGCGAATGCGTTCGCGCAACCCGTAATCGCGCTCGCGAGTCCGGCGGGTATCGGCATGTCGACGCACGATTCGACGCATGTGTCGGCGGCACAGCAGATCAATCTGGTCAGTGGGCAAAGCACGCATATCGCAGCGGGTAAGTCGCTGATCGCAAGCGTGGGGGAGAAGCTCAGCCTGTTTGTCCAGAGCGCAGGGATGAAACTCTTCGCGGCCAAGGGCAAACTCGAGATTCAGGCCCATGCCGATAACATCGAACTGACTGCGCAGAAGACCTTCAAGGTACTGTCCGCGACGGAAAACATCGAAGCGGCGGCGAAGCAGGAGATCCTGCTTACATCGGGGGGCGCGTACCTTCGGATCAAAGGCGGAAACATCGAGATTCACGCGCCAGGGAAGATTGACATCAAGGGAAGTCAACATTCGTTTGCGGGGCCGACGGGCGATGTGTATCCGCTGCCGTCGATGCCGAAATCCATCTGCATTCCTTGCCTGCTCGCTGAATACTCGCAGGGCGCGCTGCTGGGTACGAAATGA
- a CDS encoding aminotransferase-like domain-containing protein has product MKRYLQLAAEFENLITNGTLVPGVRLPSVRRASSSYRVSPSTIFQAYYTLERRGLIVARPRSGYFVASRSTPTKSLTLLSKRSIEEADGDSLIIRFMKAQRRCAHPGLGSSEPSALLFPFSRISRSLTAATRRMASCRNALSAGEAEADLRRQIALRYIVTGVTVPIDEVVVTSGALDALILCLQVLTRPGDTIAIERPAFLAVQDTVRRLRLKAVEIPVDPHLGLDLGVLEDALQQHPVRACWFMTTLQQPTGATLSDERKEALVRLLAKHDVPLIEDDVFRELHFGLTPAYPAKRFDSKGLVLHCGSFSKSLAPGLRLGWVAAGRYAARIEHASWLTTAPASVPAQCAIADYLEHGEYDRLLRKLRRELSSLQTRMVAAVVRYFPKGTLLVRPPGGFFLWVQLPEGVEALQLFEMAEAHEIAIAPGPIFSCGREFRRHIRLNYGRPWTSDVEKEIHTLGMLARRAMAEQRTARHARRERGK; this is encoded by the coding sequence ATGAAGCGCTATCTCCAACTGGCGGCGGAGTTCGAGAACCTGATTACGAACGGTACGCTTGTGCCCGGTGTACGGCTTCCATCGGTGCGCCGGGCGAGCAGTTCGTACCGCGTGAGCCCTTCAACCATTTTCCAGGCTTACTACACTCTCGAACGACGAGGCCTGATCGTCGCAAGACCTCGCTCGGGTTATTTCGTCGCAAGTCGGTCCACGCCAACGAAATCACTGACGCTTCTTTCGAAGCGCAGTATCGAGGAGGCTGATGGTGACAGCCTGATTATCCGTTTCATGAAGGCTCAACGTCGATGCGCGCATCCGGGGCTTGGCTCTTCGGAACCATCTGCGCTGCTGTTTCCGTTTAGCCGGATTTCGCGCTCTTTGACGGCAGCAACCCGGAGGATGGCGAGTTGCCGGAACGCCTTGTCTGCGGGAGAGGCGGAAGCAGATCTGCGTCGCCAGATCGCCCTACGCTACATTGTGACGGGTGTTACGGTTCCAATCGATGAGGTTGTTGTGACGAGTGGCGCGCTCGATGCACTGATACTCTGTCTGCAGGTTCTGACGCGGCCGGGCGACACCATCGCAATAGAACGGCCTGCTTTCCTTGCTGTGCAGGATACGGTTAGGCGCCTCCGTCTGAAGGCCGTGGAAATCCCTGTCGATCCACACCTTGGACTCGACCTCGGCGTATTAGAGGACGCGTTGCAGCAGCATCCGGTCCGGGCTTGCTGGTTTATGACGACGCTGCAGCAGCCTACGGGCGCGACGCTCTCCGATGAACGGAAGGAGGCGCTCGTGAGGTTGCTGGCGAAACATGACGTGCCGCTCATCGAGGACGACGTATTTCGCGAGCTGCATTTCGGCTTGACGCCGGCATATCCGGCGAAGCGCTTCGATTCTAAAGGTCTCGTGCTGCACTGCGGTTCGTTTTCGAAGAGCCTTGCGCCGGGGCTGCGCCTCGGTTGGGTCGCAGCGGGGCGCTACGCCGCGAGAATTGAGCACGCGAGCTGGCTGACGACAGCGCCGGCGTCTGTGCCCGCGCAATGCGCAATTGCGGACTATCTTGAGCATGGGGAATACGACAGGCTTCTACGTAAGCTACGCCGCGAACTGTCGTCCCTTCAGACCCGGATGGTCGCCGCAGTTGTCAGGTACTTCCCCAAAGGGACACTGTTGGTCCGGCCGCCGGGCGGATTCTTTCTATGGGTGCAGCTTCCAGAAGGCGTGGAGGCGTTGCAGTTGTTCGAAATGGCGGAAGCGCACGAAATTGCCATAGCACCCGGTCCAATCTTTTCATGCGGCCGCGAATTTCGTCGTCACATCCGGCTTAACTATGGTCGTCCGTGGACCTCGGACGTTGAAAAGGAGATACACACTTTGGGCATGCTGGCGAGGCGGGCAATGGCTGAGCAACGGACAGCCCGGCATGCAAGACGCGAACGAGGGAAATGA
- a CDS encoding EAL domain-containing protein has product MWPILAGGLIVVACWALKSWFRYEKSLLRAARAGLRRGEFHVEYQPVVGIRRARCVGVDALLRWDNQKYGALGPAHYMKLIENSNLIGPMTRLVLSRAAQELGEIGAPKALYLGVSAPAAYLVSSAFIAVLGEIGSLGLPPVILKIGAGNAKKFKKRLIPMMAQARDKGMRFALSAVRPTDLGPELPADMSFEMVKIGREVMGMDPNERSRQISALTSMGHDMGAVVVVEGIENAAHHNVARASRAEFGQGFFYSRALSAGRLKVFLEAANAPSSTGAGASTVLGWRVRNF; this is encoded by the coding sequence TTGTGGCCGATCCTCGCGGGAGGCCTGATCGTTGTTGCCTGTTGGGCCCTCAAAAGCTGGTTTCGCTACGAGAAGTCGCTGCTGCGTGCTGCGCGTGCTGGGCTGCGTCGCGGCGAGTTCCATGTTGAGTACCAACCCGTCGTTGGGATCAGGCGAGCCAGATGCGTTGGCGTCGACGCGTTGTTGCGATGGGACAATCAGAAGTACGGCGCGTTGGGCCCCGCTCACTATATGAAGCTCATTGAGAACAGTAATCTGATCGGACCGATGACGCGATTGGTCCTGTCGCGCGCCGCTCAGGAACTGGGGGAAATCGGCGCTCCGAAAGCGCTCTACCTGGGCGTTTCCGCTCCTGCTGCTTACCTGGTGAGTTCCGCGTTCATCGCCGTTCTAGGCGAGATTGGCTCCCTCGGTCTTCCGCCGGTGATACTAAAGATCGGGGCAGGCAATGCGAAGAAGTTTAAAAAACGTCTCATCCCGATGATGGCGCAGGCGCGCGATAAAGGAATGCGTTTTGCCCTGTCGGCCGTGCGTCCCACTGACCTCGGACCTGAACTGCCAGCAGACATGAGCTTTGAGATGGTGAAGATCGGCAGGGAGGTGATGGGAATGGATCCCAATGAGCGCTCCAGACAGATCAGTGCGTTGACGAGCATGGGCCACGACATGGGCGCCGTGGTCGTTGTCGAAGGCATTGAGAACGCGGCGCATCACAATGTCGCGCGGGCGAGCCGTGCCGAGTTTGGTCAAGGGTTCTTCTATAGCCGCGCACTCAGCGCCGGCCGGCTGAAGGTATTTCTCGAGGCCGCCAACGCACCGTCCTCAACTGGCGCAGGAGCCTCGACTGTGCTCGGCTGGCGGGTCCGAAACTTCTAA
- a CDS encoding aminotransferase-like domain-containing protein: MKRYERLADQISELIKRGDLPPGARIPSVRAACKAWGVSPATVFRAYYLLENRGMIRARPRSGYFVSPNTGQSSRQRSASSTGVDPKTVNISDLVFEVLKTIRQPETVPLGSAFLSPALFPMARVGKSCATVNRSTDLASMGDSLPPGHEGLRQQISLRYLMAGMTVPVDEIVITSGALEALTLAAQLLVAPGDVIVIEKPTFYAALQAIERLRLNIVEIPVDPVHGHDLEALARALEQYPVRACWFMTSFHNPTGVTLGDSKKQALVDLLARHDVPLIEDDVYNELHFGQDPVRPAKFFDRKGLVIHCGSFAKCLAPGYRIGWAAAGRFARGLESAKWMTTLSASMPAQRAIADYLEHGGFERFLRKLRRELANQQSQMLDAINRYFPANTTATKSDGGYFTWVALPDHVDAIQFFQAALSSGISVAPGPIFSADGAFRHRVRLNYGYPWSARLDRATATLGALCADESRCGAKLAGPVKPA, encoded by the coding sequence GTGAAACGATACGAGCGGTTAGCCGACCAGATCAGTGAACTCATCAAGCGCGGTGATCTGCCACCCGGCGCACGTATTCCTTCGGTTCGCGCGGCGTGCAAGGCATGGGGCGTGAGCCCCGCGACGGTGTTTCGCGCCTACTACCTGCTCGAAAATAGGGGCATGATTAGAGCGCGTCCGCGTTCAGGCTATTTCGTGTCGCCGAACACCGGACAATCGTCGCGGCAAAGGTCCGCGAGCTCGACGGGTGTCGACCCGAAGACCGTCAATATCAGCGACCTTGTCTTCGAGGTTCTCAAGACGATCAGGCAGCCCGAGACTGTCCCGCTTGGTTCCGCGTTCCTGAGCCCCGCGTTGTTTCCAATGGCGCGCGTCGGCAAGTCGTGCGCGACTGTCAATCGTTCAACGGACCTGGCTAGCATGGGTGACTCTCTTCCGCCGGGGCACGAGGGATTGCGTCAACAGATTTCGTTGCGTTACCTGATGGCAGGGATGACCGTGCCCGTCGACGAGATCGTCATTACCAGCGGTGCACTCGAAGCCCTGACGCTCGCTGCCCAGTTGCTCGTCGCTCCAGGCGATGTGATCGTGATCGAAAAGCCGACGTTCTATGCAGCGCTGCAGGCTATCGAGCGTCTGAGGCTGAACATAGTGGAGATTCCTGTCGACCCGGTACACGGTCATGATCTGGAAGCGCTCGCGCGGGCGCTGGAGCAATATCCCGTTCGGGCCTGCTGGTTCATGACCTCGTTCCACAACCCGACCGGGGTGACGCTGGGCGATTCCAAAAAGCAGGCGCTAGTTGATCTGCTCGCCAGACACGACGTGCCGCTCATCGAGGATGACGTCTACAACGAGTTGCATTTTGGCCAGGATCCGGTGCGTCCGGCCAAATTCTTCGACCGGAAAGGTCTTGTCATTCATTGTGGATCGTTCGCGAAGTGCCTTGCGCCCGGATATCGCATCGGCTGGGCGGCAGCCGGAAGGTTCGCGCGCGGACTGGAAAGTGCGAAATGGATGACCACGCTATCGGCCAGCATGCCGGCACAGCGCGCAATCGCCGACTATCTGGAGCACGGCGGCTTTGAACGGTTCCTGCGCAAACTACGTCGCGAGTTGGCCAATCAGCAATCACAGATGCTCGACGCGATCAACCGGTACTTCCCGGCCAATACGACGGCGACTAAGTCTGACGGCGGCTATTTCACATGGGTAGCGCTGCCGGATCACGTAGACGCGATACAGTTCTTCCAGGCTGCGCTCAGTAGTGGCATCAGCGTCGCGCCAGGACCTATCTTCTCTGCGGATGGCGCTTTTCGCCATCGCGTGCGTCTGAACTATGGATACCCGTGGTCGGCACGGCTCGATAGAGCGACCGCGACACTAGGCGCCCTGTGCGCCGATGAATCGCGTTGCGGCGCAAAGCTGGCCGGTCCGGTTAAACCAGCATGA